The following are from one region of the Armatimonadota bacterium genome:
- a CDS encoding PD-(D/E)XK nuclease family protein, whose amino-acid sequence MSRMGKKPTLSPSKFETYLRCPVKYNLTYLDPRGRRFFRSRAEFTFGSVLHRTLQKFHEEGGAQVVSQEALIASFQASWRTEGFESDERAEEHRQLGLTLLTAYHEAHREAEPTKTLLTEKQLRLDLGEFVLIGRIDRIDERSNGAIEVIDYKSGRDDVSDDEVREDFSMGCYALLAQAAYPDRPILTSIVALRSGNKGTAPRTSEEIDAIRQDVIALGCEILTMDFEALRPIFKPRRCPYCEFSPICRTDADFSAQFRAQEID is encoded by the coding sequence ATGAGCAGAATGGGCAAGAAACCGACCCTCAGCCCCAGCAAGTTCGAGACCTATCTGCGCTGCCCGGTCAAGTACAACCTAACCTATCTCGATCCGAGAGGGCGCCGCTTCTTTCGGTCGCGGGCAGAGTTCACGTTCGGTTCGGTCTTGCATCGTACGCTTCAAAAGTTTCATGAGGAAGGCGGCGCTCAGGTCGTTTCTCAAGAGGCGCTGATCGCGTCGTTCCAAGCCAGTTGGCGCACGGAGGGCTTTGAGAGCGACGAGCGCGCCGAGGAGCATCGACAATTGGGACTTACCCTGTTGACCGCTTATCACGAGGCGCATCGAGAAGCCGAGCCGACCAAGACTCTACTGACCGAGAAGCAACTTCGGCTTGATTTGGGCGAGTTCGTGCTGATCGGACGCATCGACCGGATCGACGAACGTTCCAACGGTGCCATTGAGGTGATCGACTATAAAAGCGGTCGGGACGATGTATCGGATGACGAGGTTCGAGAGGACTTTTCGATGGGCTGTTATGCTTTGCTGGCTCAGGCGGCCTATCCGGACCGGCCGATCCTCACCAGCATCGTAGCATTGCGTTCGGGCAACAAGGGAACCGCGCCCCGAACCTCGGAAGAGATAGACGCCATACGCCAGGACGTGATCGCGCTCGGGTGCGAAATCCTGACCATGGATTTCGAGGCTCTGCGACCCATATTCAAGCCTCGACGCTGTCCCTATTGCGAGTTTTCGCCGATCTGCCGCACCGACGCCGACTTCTCGGCCCAATTTCGAGCGCAGGAAATAGACTAG
- a CDS encoding slipin family protein, with protein MPFDFLAKFGGPTVIIAIIVLATLARATLRVLPEWERAVVLRLGRLHSVRGPGIIILIPFIEIPRIVDTRIVTMDVPRQEAMTRDNVPVSVDAICLFKVFEPKDAIVQITDYMRTSSLIAQTTLRSIIGQVELDDILARRENVNQQIQAIIDEQTEAYGVKVTAVEIRDVSLPEEMKRAMARQAESERERRAKIINAEGEFQAAERLVAAGKMMAAEPYTLQLRYLQTLAEIATENNSTTIFPVPIDLFKPFMELAERTKRGNE; from the coding sequence ATGCCATTCGATTTTCTTGCCAAGTTCGGCGGCCCTACCGTCATCATTGCTATTATCGTGCTGGCGACGCTCGCCCGCGCCACGCTCCGCGTATTGCCCGAGTGGGAGCGAGCGGTCGTGTTGCGACTAGGCCGGCTCCACTCTGTGCGCGGGCCAGGCATCATCATCCTCATCCCCTTCATCGAGATTCCCCGCATTGTCGATACCCGAATCGTAACCATGGACGTGCCCCGACAAGAGGCAATGACCCGCGACAACGTCCCCGTCAGCGTGGACGCGATCTGCCTGTTCAAAGTCTTTGAGCCCAAGGACGCCATCGTACAGATAACCGACTATATGCGGACCTCCAGCCTGATCGCTCAGACTACGCTGCGCAGCATCATCGGTCAAGTCGAACTGGACGACATCTTGGCTCGCCGAGAGAACGTTAACCAACAGATTCAAGCCATCATCGACGAACAGACCGAGGCGTACGGCGTCAAGGTAACGGCGGTCGAAATCAGAGACGTCTCCTTGCCCGAAGAGATGAAGCGCGCCATGGCCAGGCAAGCCGAAAGCGAGCGAGAACGGCGCGCCAAGATTATCAACGCCGAAGGCGAGTTCCAGGCGGCAGAGCGGCTGGTGGCCGCTGGAAAGATGATGGCCGCCGAACCTTACACGCTTCAACTCCGCTACCTGCAGACCTTGGCCGAGATCGCGACCGAGAACAACTCGACGACCATTTTCCCGGTCCCGATCGACCTGTTCAAGCCGTTTATGGAACTGGCCGAACGAACCAAACGGGGCAACGAGTAA